In Micromonospora sp. WMMA1363, a genomic segment contains:
- a CDS encoding tyrosine-type recombinase/integrase yields the protein MRLPDAPTRHRPALPAGPAAEFTEAWLRNRRLSEHTRGAYQRDVADWLAWCAGHELDPLRTTFLHVNEFARTLEATLAARTGKPLTPATVGRKLSAVSSWYDFLVKLGAVDANPVAGADRPRIDRDHSNTVGLTPAEVDALLAAAEAATGPTAARNLAVIALLADLGLRVGELISLDVTDLGAERGHRSIRFVGKGGKARRRALTPGTAYTLDAYLSQRAASRGGPVHQLTGPLLVTATGARLDRHSVFRLVRRLAREAGIAAWARLSPHSLRHSFATTARAEGVPLEDVQDAMGHADPRTTRRYDRDRYNLDRDPAYAIWAARSRRRG from the coding sequence ATGCGCCTCCCCGACGCGCCCACGCGACACCGGCCGGCCCTACCCGCCGGACCGGCTGCCGAGTTCACCGAGGCGTGGCTGCGTAACCGGCGGTTGAGCGAGCACACCCGCGGCGCCTACCAGCGGGACGTGGCCGACTGGCTCGCCTGGTGCGCCGGCCACGAGCTGGATCCGTTGCGCACCACCTTCCTGCACGTCAACGAGTTCGCCCGAACGTTGGAAGCCACTCTCGCCGCGCGCACCGGCAAGCCGCTCACCCCGGCCACCGTCGGCCGTAAGCTCTCCGCGGTATCCAGCTGGTACGACTTCCTCGTCAAGCTGGGCGCGGTCGACGCGAACCCGGTCGCCGGCGCGGACCGCCCCCGCATCGACCGCGACCACTCCAACACGGTCGGGCTCACCCCCGCGGAGGTCGACGCGCTGCTCGCCGCCGCCGAGGCCGCCACCGGCCCGACCGCCGCCCGTAACCTGGCTGTGATCGCCCTGCTCGCCGACCTCGGGCTACGGGTGGGAGAACTCATCTCGCTCGACGTCACCGACCTGGGGGCCGAACGCGGCCACCGCAGCATCCGGTTCGTCGGAAAGGGCGGCAAGGCCCGCCGGCGCGCGCTGACCCCCGGAACCGCCTACACGCTGGACGCATACCTGTCGCAGCGGGCCGCCTCCCGGGGCGGGCCGGTCCACCAGCTGACCGGCCCGCTGCTGGTCACCGCGACCGGCGCCCGCCTCGACCGGCACTCGGTGTTCCGCCTGGTGCGCCGCCTGGCCCGGGAGGCCGGCATCGCGGCCTGGGCGCGGTTGTCACCGCACTCGCTGCGGCACTCCTTCGCCACCACCGCCCGCGCCGAGGGGGTGCCGCTGGAGGACGTGCAGGACGCGATGGGACACGCCGACCCACGCACCACCCGTCGCTACGACCGGGACCGGTACAACCTGGACCGGGACCCGGCCTACGCGATCTGGGCGGCCCGCTCGCGTCGCCGCGGCTGA
- a CDS encoding reverse transcriptase/maturase family protein, with protein sequence MQSAETVLGVLRERGRRGLPLEELYRQMFNPQLYLLAYGRIYANKGAMTPGVTQETVDGMSLGKIGRIIEAMRHERYRFRPVRRVMISKKGGKLRPLGLPTWSDKLVGEVVRLLLEAYYEPQFSDRSHGFRPGRGCHTALREVANTWTGTAWFIEGDIADCFGSLDHEILISILAEKIHDNRFLRLVRNMLTAGYLEDWRWGATLSGAPQGGVASPILSNLYLHKLDVFVEKVLIPEYTRGGRRARNPAYLEVANLLATARRRGDRAEARTLLKRMRTLPSSDPDDPEYRRLRYCRYADDHLLGFTGPKAEAEEIKQRLAAFLRDELKLELSHEKTLITHARSSAARFLGYDITIQHDSRRIVRGRRSANAAIGLRVPKDVIKAKCSRYLASGKPAHRGALIHNDDHPIIATFGAEYRGIVQYYLLAGDVHRLHRLEWVMKTSMLKTLAGKHHSTVSKMAARHKAKIETPHGLRTCFEARIERDGRQPLVARFGGIPLKRQKTAVISDRRPLQVSYPHKELISRLLANTCEICKQTDNIQVHHVRKLADLARTGDAQPDWMQLMARRRRKSLVVCGSCYDRIQGWQSA encoded by the coding sequence ATGCAGAGCGCCGAAACGGTGCTGGGTGTCCTGCGTGAGCGCGGCAGGCGTGGCCTGCCGCTGGAAGAACTGTATCGACAGATGTTCAACCCGCAGTTGTATCTGCTGGCCTACGGACGCATCTACGCCAACAAGGGTGCGATGACGCCCGGGGTCACCCAGGAGACCGTGGACGGCATGTCGCTGGGCAAGATCGGCCGCATCATCGAGGCGATGCGCCACGAGCGTTACCGGTTCCGTCCGGTGCGCAGGGTCATGATCTCGAAGAAGGGCGGCAAGCTCAGGCCCCTCGGCCTGCCTACCTGGTCAGACAAGCTGGTCGGCGAAGTGGTGCGCCTGCTGTTGGAGGCCTACTACGAGCCCCAGTTCTCCGACCGGTCCCACGGATTTCGTCCCGGCCGGGGCTGCCATACCGCGTTGCGGGAGGTGGCCAACACCTGGACCGGAACGGCCTGGTTCATCGAGGGAGACATCGCCGACTGTTTCGGGAGTCTCGATCACGAGATCTTGATCTCGATCCTGGCGGAGAAGATCCACGACAACCGGTTCCTGCGGCTGGTGCGCAACATGCTCACCGCCGGATACCTGGAGGACTGGAGATGGGGCGCCACGCTGTCCGGCGCGCCGCAGGGTGGGGTCGCCAGCCCGATCCTGTCCAACCTCTACCTGCACAAGCTGGACGTCTTCGTCGAGAAGGTTCTGATTCCCGAGTACACCCGAGGGGGACGCCGGGCACGTAACCCGGCCTACCTTGAGGTGGCCAACCTGCTGGCGACGGCCCGTCGACGCGGCGACCGAGCCGAGGCCCGGACGCTGCTCAAACGGATGCGCACCCTGCCCAGTTCCGATCCTGACGATCCGGAGTACCGGAGGCTGCGCTACTGCCGCTACGCAGATGATCACCTACTCGGGTTCACCGGACCGAAGGCCGAAGCTGAGGAGATCAAGCAGCGACTCGCGGCGTTCCTGCGAGACGAACTCAAGCTGGAACTGTCGCACGAGAAGACGCTGATCACCCACGCCCGCTCCAGCGCGGCGCGGTTCCTCGGCTACGACATCACCATCCAGCACGACAGCCGCAGGATCGTCCGTGGCCGCCGTTCGGCGAACGCGGCGATCGGGCTGCGCGTGCCCAAGGACGTGATCAAGGCCAAGTGCTCCCGTTACCTCGCAAGCGGCAAACCCGCCCACCGGGGTGCCCTGATCCACAACGATGATCACCCAATCATCGCCACGTTCGGGGCCGAGTATCGGGGCATCGTCCAGTACTACCTGCTGGCCGGTGACGTTCACCGGCTGCACCGCCTCGAATGGGTCATGAAGACCTCCATGCTCAAGACCCTCGCAGGCAAGCACCACTCGACGGTGTCGAAGATGGCGGCCCGACACAAAGCCAAGATCGAAACACCGCACGGGTTGCGCACCTGCTTCGAGGCACGCATCGAACGCGACGGCAGGCAACCACTGGTAGCACGGTTCGGGGGCATTCCACTCAAGCGACAGAAAACGGCGGTCATCTCCGACCGTCGGCCGCTCCAGGTGAGTTACCCGCACAAGGAGCTGATCAGCAGGCTCCTGGCGAACACGTGCGAGATCTGCAAGCAGACGGACAACATTCAGGTTCACCACGTCCGAAAACTCGCTGACCTCGCCAGAACCGGAGACGCACAGCCCGACTGGATGCAGCTCATGGCACGACGACGCCGCAAGTCCCTCGTGGTCTGCGGCTCATGCTACGACCGCATCCAGGGCTGGCAGTCGGCCTGA
- a CDS encoding MFS transporter, whose protein sequence is MATTATTVDDVPTPSSTRRERTGWYVYDWANSAFQTTVITVFLGPFLTTVTELAAGCELGADSCAGYVYPLGVKVAAGSYYPYLISLSVLLTVFVLPVVGAIADRSTHKKRLLAGAAFTGAAATIAMAFVTGDRYLLGGALFLVANISFGAAIVVYNSFLPQLGGPDERDGISSRGWALGYLGGGLLLALNLVAVTLLSEDGDPQRTLDLARWSIVSAGVWWALFTLVPLRWLRDHPTAAALAGGGNVLTDGFRQLGRTLRQIKAYPLTLFFLLAFLVYNDGIQTVITLASQYGTEELRLDQSTLIVTILLVQFLAFGGALLLGALARRIGAWKTVLLSLLLWTAVILGAFRLPAEAPLPFMVLGAAIGLVLGGSQALSRSLFSQLIPAGKEGEYYGFYEISDKGTSWLGPLAFGLVFQLTSSYRVGLVSLLIFFVIGFLLLLAVPMRRAIVAAGNIPPRVL, encoded by the coding sequence ATGGCCACCACCGCCACCACCGTGGATGACGTCCCCACCCCGTCGAGCACCCGCCGGGAACGCACCGGCTGGTACGTCTACGACTGGGCGAACTCGGCTTTCCAGACCACCGTCATCACGGTTTTCCTCGGCCCGTTCCTCACCACCGTCACCGAGCTGGCCGCCGGCTGCGAACTCGGCGCCGACAGCTGTGCCGGGTACGTGTACCCGCTGGGCGTCAAGGTCGCCGCCGGATCGTACTACCCGTACCTGATCTCGCTGTCGGTCCTGCTCACCGTCTTCGTGCTGCCGGTGGTCGGCGCCATCGCCGACCGATCGACGCACAAGAAGCGGCTACTCGCCGGCGCGGCCTTCACCGGCGCCGCCGCGACCATCGCGATGGCTTTCGTCACCGGTGATCGCTATCTGCTCGGCGGGGCGCTGTTCCTCGTCGCCAACATCTCCTTCGGCGCCGCTATTGTGGTCTACAACTCGTTTCTACCGCAGCTCGGCGGCCCGGACGAACGCGACGGCATCTCCAGCCGCGGCTGGGCGTTGGGCTACCTCGGCGGTGGTTTGCTGCTGGCACTCAACCTGGTGGCGGTCACTCTGCTCAGTGAGGACGGTGACCCGCAACGGACCCTGGACCTGGCTCGCTGGTCGATCGTGTCGGCCGGGGTGTGGTGGGCACTGTTCACCCTGGTGCCGTTGCGGTGGCTGCGGGACCACCCCACCGCCGCGGCGCTCGCCGGGGGCGGCAACGTGCTCACCGACGGTTTCCGCCAGCTCGGCCGCACGCTGCGACAGATCAAGGCGTACCCGCTGACGCTGTTCTTCCTGTTGGCCTTCCTGGTCTACAACGACGGCATCCAGACCGTCATCACCCTGGCCAGCCAGTACGGCACCGAGGAACTGCGGCTGGACCAGAGCACCCTGATCGTCACCATCCTGCTGGTGCAGTTCCTCGCCTTCGGCGGTGCGCTACTGCTCGGCGCGCTCGCCCGGCGGATCGGCGCGTGGAAGACCGTCCTGCTGAGCCTGCTGCTGTGGACCGCCGTGATCCTCGGCGCGTTCCGGCTGCCCGCCGAGGCTCCGCTGCCGTTCATGGTCCTCGGCGCGGCCATCGGTCTGGTGCTCGGCGGTAGCCAGGCGTTGAGCCGGTCACTGTTCAGCCAACTCATCCCGGCGGGCAAGGAGGGCGAGTACTACGGCTTCTACGAGATCAGCGACAAGGGCACCAGTTGGCTGGGTCCGCTGGCGTTCGGTCTGGTGTTCCAGCTCACCAGCTCCTACCGGGTGGGCCTGGTCTCCCTGCTGATCTTCTTCGTCATCGGGTTCCTGCTGCTGCTGGCCGTGCCGATGCGCCGGGCGATCGTGGCCGCCGGTAACATCCCACCGCGAGTGCTCTGA
- a CDS encoding Hsp20/alpha crystallin family protein yields MLMRTDPFREIDRLAEQFFGTATRPAMMHLDAYRDGEYFYAAFDLPGVDSDSIECTVERNVLTVRAERRRPSGDAVELVAAERPMGTFTRQLLLGDTLDTDKLEAGYDNGVLTLRIPVAERAKPRRVTVTAGGSGHRQINA; encoded by the coding sequence ATGCTGATGCGCACTGATCCGTTCCGGGAGATCGACCGGCTTGCCGAGCAGTTCTTCGGCACCGCGACCCGACCGGCGATGATGCACCTGGACGCCTACCGCGACGGGGAGTACTTCTACGCGGCGTTCGACCTGCCGGGCGTGGATTCGGACAGCATCGAGTGCACGGTGGAGCGCAACGTGCTCACCGTGCGCGCCGAGCGTCGCCGCCCCAGCGGCGACGCGGTCGAACTCGTCGCCGCCGAGCGGCCGATGGGCACCTTCACCCGGCAGCTCCTTCTCGGCGACACGCTCGACACCGACAAGCTGGAGGCGGGCTACGACAACGGCGTGCTCACGCTGCGCATTCCCGTCGCGGAGCGGGCCAAGCCGCGTCGGGTGACCGTCACCGCGGGCGGCAGCGGCCACCGGCAGATCAACGCCTGA
- a CDS encoding cytochrome ubiquinol oxidase subunit I: MDALDVARWQFGVTTVYHFLFVPLTIGLSVLVAILQTRWHRTGDEKYLKLTKFYGKLFLINFAMGVVTGIVQEFQFGMNWSDYSRFVGDIFGAPLAIEALVAFFLESTFIGLWIFGWDRLPKRLHLASIWAAAIGTNLSAYFILAANSFMQNPVGYRINPETGRAELTDFVAVLTNKVALITFPHTIAGAFLVAGSLLVAVALWHLIRNRDSADTPAYRFAARFGAWVTLISTAAVVITGDIQGKIMTQVQPMKMAAAEGLYTTESPASFSVLTVGSLDGTRELFALKIPYLLSYLGTGDPNGTVQGINDLQAQYTAQYGAGSYTPIIPVTYWSFRFMIGFGLAAAAIALLVLWTHRKGRTPTSRWLLRAGLVMPLLPLLANSFGWIFTEMGRQPWIVFGEMLTRDGVSRSVSLTEVLTSFTAFTLIYAALAVVEFKLLIRYAKAGVPAITPHPADDDTDDAERPLAFAY; this comes from the coding sequence GTGGACGCGTTGGACGTCGCCCGCTGGCAGTTCGGTGTCACCACCGTCTACCATTTCCTCTTCGTACCGCTGACCATCGGCCTGTCCGTGCTGGTCGCCATCCTCCAGACGCGGTGGCACCGCACCGGCGACGAGAAGTACCTCAAGCTCACCAAGTTCTACGGCAAGCTCTTCCTGATCAACTTCGCCATGGGTGTGGTCACGGGCATCGTCCAGGAGTTCCAGTTCGGCATGAACTGGAGCGACTACTCCCGCTTCGTCGGCGACATCTTCGGCGCGCCGCTGGCCATCGAGGCCCTGGTGGCGTTCTTCCTCGAGTCGACCTTCATCGGCCTGTGGATCTTCGGCTGGGACCGACTGCCCAAGCGACTACACCTGGCCAGCATCTGGGCCGCCGCGATCGGCACCAACCTGTCGGCGTACTTCATCCTCGCCGCGAACTCCTTCATGCAGAACCCCGTCGGCTACCGGATCAATCCGGAGACCGGCCGCGCCGAACTGACCGACTTCGTCGCCGTACTCACCAACAAGGTCGCCCTGATCACCTTCCCGCACACCATCGCCGGCGCGTTCCTCGTCGCCGGTTCCCTGCTGGTGGCGGTCGCCCTGTGGCACCTGATCCGCAACCGCGACTCGGCCGACACGCCGGCCTACCGGTTCGCCGCGCGCTTCGGCGCCTGGGTCACCCTGATCTCCACCGCCGCCGTCGTGATCACCGGCGACATCCAGGGCAAGATCATGACCCAGGTTCAGCCGATGAAGATGGCCGCCGCCGAGGGCCTCTACACCACCGAGAGCCCCGCCTCGTTCTCCGTGCTCACCGTCGGCAGCCTCGACGGTACCCGGGAGCTGTTCGCTCTGAAGATCCCGTACCTGCTGTCGTACCTCGGCACCGGCGACCCCAACGGCACCGTCCAGGGCATCAACGACCTGCAGGCCCAATACACCGCCCAGTACGGCGCCGGCAGCTACACGCCGATCATCCCGGTCACCTACTGGAGCTTCCGCTTCATGATCGGCTTCGGACTGGCCGCCGCCGCCATCGCCCTGCTGGTGCTCTGGACCCACCGCAAGGGCCGCACCCCCACCAGCCGCTGGCTGCTGCGCGCCGGCCTGGTCATGCCGCTGCTACCGCTGCTAGCCAACTCCTTCGGCTGGATCTTCACCGAGATGGGCCGCCAGCCGTGGATCGTCTTCGGCGAGATGCTCACCCGCGACGGCGTATCCCGCAGCGTGTCGCTGACCGAGGTCCTCACCTCGTTCACCGCCTTCACCCTCATCTACGCCGCCCTCGCCGTCGTCGAGTTCAAACTACTCATCCGCTACGCAAAAGCCGGCGTACCCGCCATCACCCCGCATCCCGCAGACGACGACACCGACGACGCCGAGCGCCCGCTCGCGTTCGCCTACTGA
- a CDS encoding DUF4878 domain-containing protein, whose translation MGAEQPWSRPVRPHRPLRAGLMVVGVGVGLCFVGVAGLGAWNVQVVTQASGPVRETADEFLRSVTAGDTDGAYERLCADTRTRWSQLGFTSWVRTPPTVETYEILDVSVATRGGRAHGTVTVRLVRGSGMTEQRELTVVKEAGRWRVCGDPY comes from the coding sequence GTGGGCGCTGAACAGCCGTGGAGCCGGCCGGTGCGGCCGCACCGGCCGCTGCGCGCCGGCCTGATGGTCGTGGGCGTCGGCGTCGGACTGTGCTTCGTCGGCGTCGCGGGTCTGGGAGCGTGGAACGTGCAGGTGGTGACCCAGGCCAGCGGCCCGGTACGGGAGACCGCCGACGAGTTCCTCCGGTCGGTCACCGCCGGAGACACCGACGGCGCGTACGAGCGGCTGTGTGCCGACACCCGCACCCGGTGGAGCCAACTCGGTTTCACCAGCTGGGTCCGCACCCCGCCGACGGTCGAGACCTACGAGATTCTCGACGTGTCGGTGGCCACCCGCGGCGGCCGCGCCCACGGCACGGTCACCGTCCGGCTGGTCCGCGGCAGCGGCATGACCGAGCAGCGGGAGCTGACCGTCGTGAAAGAGGCCGGTCGCTGGCGGGTGTGCGGCGACCCGTACTAG
- a CDS encoding glycerophosphodiester phosphodiesterase, which produces MLPRVPHPYLDAPAPLAFAHRGGAADGDENTAAAFTRAIDLGYRYVETDVHATADGVAVIFHDATLRRVTGEPGRIADLHWADLATIRVGGAAVVPRLDEVLDAWPQIRFNVDVKADGGVEPTVATVTRARAGERVLLASFSDARLARMRALTQGRVATSLGMRGVARLRMASLTGRPLRLPPSVVAAQVPVRYGRIPVADRRFLAHCHRIGLQVHVWTIDEPAEMHELLDLGVDGIMTDHVGVLRDVYRSRGHWAA; this is translated from the coding sequence ATACTGCCTCGCGTGCCACACCCCTACCTCGACGCACCCGCACCACTGGCGTTCGCCCACCGCGGCGGCGCCGCCGACGGCGACGAGAACACCGCCGCGGCCTTCACCCGGGCCATCGACCTCGGCTACCGGTACGTCGAGACCGACGTGCACGCCACCGCCGACGGGGTGGCGGTGATCTTCCACGACGCCACGCTGCGCCGGGTCACCGGCGAACCCGGCCGCATCGCCGACCTGCACTGGGCCGATCTGGCGACGATCCGGGTCGGCGGGGCGGCGGTGGTACCCCGGCTGGACGAGGTACTCGACGCGTGGCCGCAGATCCGGTTCAACGTCGACGTCAAGGCCGACGGCGGGGTCGAGCCGACCGTGGCGACCGTGACCCGGGCCCGGGCCGGCGAGCGGGTGCTGCTGGCCTCGTTCAGCGACGCCCGGCTGGCCCGGATGCGGGCCCTCACGCAGGGACGGGTGGCCACCAGCCTCGGTATGCGTGGCGTCGCCCGGCTGCGGATGGCGTCGCTGACCGGCCGGCCACTGCGGCTGCCCCCCTCGGTGGTCGCCGCGCAGGTGCCGGTGCGCTACGGGCGGATCCCGGTGGCCGACCGGCGGTTCCTCGCCCACTGTCACCGTATCGGCCTGCAGGTGCATGTCTGGACGATTGACGAACCTGCCGAGATGCACGAGTTACTGGACCTCGGCGTGGATGGCATCATGACCGATCACGTCGGCGTGCTGCGCGACGTCTACCGCAGCCGCGGCCACTGGGCCGCCTGA
- a CDS encoding lysophospholipid acyltransferase family protein: MNTARSPWRPPLIWRAAQLLASCVVAPLARLEVTGQVPAHLRRGPLVLAANHISPFDPIVLAAACRAAGVAPRIMATGGLFRAPVVGAAMRRAGHIRVDRGTSAVHKALDDAAAAVAGGSVILVYPEGRIGLDPGLWPERGRTGVARLALASNSPVVPVAQWGSHEVLPYRAPKGLLRGVARSLRRRPVVRVHFGTPIDLADLTHGAPGAARRATDRIIDALTDTLVPLRPDEPDRPRHVDPGRPVDTSRSHPRRR; encoded by the coding sequence ATGAACACCGCACGCTCGCCCTGGCGCCCACCACTGATCTGGCGGGCCGCGCAGCTGCTCGCCAGCTGCGTCGTCGCCCCCCTGGCCCGGCTGGAGGTCACCGGACAGGTGCCGGCGCATTTGCGGCGTGGGCCTCTCGTCCTGGCCGCCAACCACATCAGCCCGTTCGACCCGATCGTGCTGGCCGCCGCCTGCCGGGCCGCTGGCGTTGCCCCGAGGATCATGGCCACCGGGGGGCTGTTCCGCGCCCCTGTCGTCGGCGCCGCCATGCGGCGGGCCGGGCACATCCGCGTCGACCGGGGTACCAGCGCCGTACACAAGGCCCTCGACGACGCGGCGGCGGCCGTGGCCGGCGGTTCGGTGATCCTCGTCTACCCCGAGGGAAGGATCGGCCTGGACCCCGGACTGTGGCCCGAACGAGGCAGGACCGGCGTCGCCCGTCTCGCTCTGGCCTCCAACTCTCCGGTGGTCCCGGTCGCCCAGTGGGGCTCCCACGAGGTACTCCCCTACCGGGCGCCCAAGGGGCTGCTCCGCGGCGTCGCCCGCTCCCTGCGCCGACGCCCGGTGGTGCGGGTGCACTTCGGCACCCCCATCGACCTCGCCGACCTGACCCACGGGGCACCCGGCGCCGCCCGCCGCGCCACCGACCGGATCATCGACGCGCTCACCGACACGCTGGTGCCGCTGCGGCCGGACGAGCCCGACCGACCCCGCCACGTCGACCCCGGCCGGCCGGTCGACACCAGCCGCTCCCACCCCCGCCGGCGCTGA
- a CDS encoding ISAs1 family transposase: protein MSSSLTEIVLPHRPPSLPSPVVVTGSDRDSDRRSLFVALAVINDPRDPRGRRYPLVSVLAAAVCAVLAGACTFAAVADWMRFQDESVWTRLGFDGRVPAATTVWRLLIRLDAEVLSQVLACWLRERAGPVVIGGRRGRLVIAIDGKVARGARLADGRQVHLLSAYDTSTGIVLAQVQITAKSNEIPAFTPLLRLVAAVLGSLKDVLVVADALHAQTGHADLLASADAHLMVPIKANQPKLFAQLKALPWAQVPVGAQTRETGHGRKETRTVKALTVKTPGGLGFPNAEQAVRITRTRTIKGKTTRETEYLTISLPADQAQPADLGTWARSEWHIENRLCATQRLVCIPGSAGRDWRDISGSDGLPGCRKAKGIRACQQTIGRVQA, encoded by the coding sequence ATGTCATCATCACTGACCGAGATCGTGCTGCCGCACCGACCCCCCAGCCTGCCGTCACCGGTTGTGGTCACCGGTAGCGACCGTGACAGTGACCGCCGCAGCTTGTTCGTGGCGTTGGCGGTCATCAACGACCCGCGCGATCCGCGGGGCCGGCGGTATCCGCTGGTCAGTGTCCTGGCGGCGGCGGTGTGCGCGGTACTCGCCGGGGCGTGCACGTTCGCCGCGGTCGCGGACTGGATGCGCTTCCAGGACGAGTCGGTGTGGACCCGGCTCGGGTTCGACGGCCGGGTACCGGCCGCGACGACGGTGTGGCGGCTGCTGATCCGGCTCGACGCCGAGGTGTTGTCGCAGGTCCTCGCGTGTTGGTTGCGGGAGCGGGCCGGGCCGGTCGTGATCGGCGGGCGCCGGGGGCGACTCGTCATCGCCATCGACGGGAAGGTCGCCCGGGGTGCCCGCCTCGCCGACGGGCGGCAGGTGCATCTGCTCTCGGCCTACGACACCAGCACCGGGATCGTGCTCGCCCAGGTTCAGATCACGGCGAAGTCGAACGAAATCCCGGCGTTCACCCCACTACTACGCCTGGTTGCGGCCGTGCTGGGATCCCTGAAGGACGTCCTGGTCGTCGCCGACGCGCTGCACGCCCAGACCGGGCACGCCGATCTGCTCGCCTCCGCCGACGCTCATCTGATGGTCCCGATCAAGGCCAACCAACCCAAGCTGTTCGCCCAGCTCAAGGCCCTGCCCTGGGCGCAGGTCCCGGTCGGGGCACAGACCCGCGAGACCGGTCACGGCCGCAAAGAGACCCGCACCGTCAAGGCACTCACCGTCAAGACCCCCGGCGGGCTGGGCTTTCCCAACGCCGAACAGGCCGTCCGGATCACCCGGACCCGCACGATCAAGGGCAAGACCACTCGCGAAACGGAGTACCTGACTATCTCGCTGCCCGCCGACCAGGCCCAACCCGCCGACCTCGGCACCTGGGCGCGCTCTGAATGGCATATCGAGAACCGCCTGTGCGCCACGCAACGCCTCGTCTGTATTCCCGGCTCAGCCGGGAGAGATTGGAGGGACATCTCTGGGTCTGATGGCTTACCCGGATGCCGAAAGGCGAAGGGGATCAGAGCATGCCAGCAAACCATCGGCCGTGTCCAAGCGTGA
- a CDS encoding thymidine kinase, producing MVRPLPGPDERATGRAADGRSLHAAALRFYWGPMDCGKSTMALQMNYNHARQGRRGLVTTRIDRSLGPQVTTRIGLAHEAIEVTEDLDLRTLVRGTWAEDVRVDYLICDEASFYSVAHVEQMAELVDSYDVDVYAFGLATDFRSGLFPAAQRLFELADSVARIQVEVLCWFGREGLLNARVVDGRVAREGAQVVIGDTAESAEVRYQVLCRRHYRAGELGIG from the coding sequence CTGGTGCGCCCGCTACCGGGCCCCGACGAACGAGCCACCGGCCGCGCCGCCGACGGACGGTCCCTGCACGCGGCGGCGCTGCGGTTCTACTGGGGACCGATGGACTGCGGCAAGTCCACGATGGCCCTGCAGATGAACTACAACCACGCCCGGCAAGGACGTCGTGGGCTGGTCACCACCCGCATCGACCGGTCGTTGGGCCCGCAGGTCACCACCCGCATCGGGCTGGCTCACGAGGCGATCGAGGTCACCGAGGACCTGGATCTGCGCACCCTGGTGCGCGGCACCTGGGCCGAGGACGTCCGCGTCGACTACCTCATCTGCGACGAGGCGAGCTTCTACAGCGTGGCGCACGTCGAACAAATGGCCGAACTGGTCGACAGCTACGACGTCGACGTGTACGCGTTCGGCCTGGCCACCGACTTCCGGTCCGGTCTGTTTCCCGCCGCGCAGCGGCTGTTCGAACTCGCCGACTCGGTGGCCCGCATTCAGGTTGAGGTGCTGTGCTGGTTCGGCCGGGAAGGGCTGCTCAACGCCCGCGTCGTCGACGGCCGGGTGGCCCGGGAAGGCGCCCAGGTCGTGATCGGCGACACCGCCGAGTCGGCGGAGGTCCGCTACCAGGTGCTGTGTCGCCGGCACTACCGCGCCGGGGAGCTGGGCATCGGCTGA